The Thermobifida halotolerans sequence GCCTTCTCCAGCGCCTCCGGCCACGCCGCCTCGTACTCCTCGGGGGTCTCCAGCGGGGACAGGCCGCGCTGCTGCAGCTCCTCGTCCGCGATGAAGTCGGGGTTGCCGCCCAGCATGATGTCGGTACCGCGACCGGCCATGTTGGTGGCCACGGTGACCGCTCCGAGCTTGCCCGCCCGCGCCACGATGGACGCCTCACGCGCGTGGTTCTTGGCGTTGAGCACCTCGTGCGGGATACCGCGCCGCTTGAGCATCTTGGACAGCAGCTCGGACTTCTCGACGCTGGTGGTGCCCACGAGCACCGGCTGGCCCTTCTCGTGGCACTCGGCGATGTCCTCGACGACGGCCTCGAACTTGGCCTCTTCGGTCTTGTAGACGACGTCGCGCAGGTCCTCGCGGACCATCGGCTTGTTGGTGGGGATGGGCACGACGCCGAGCTTGTAGGTCTGCTGGAACTCCGCCGCCTCGGTGGCCGCCGTACCGGTCATGCCGGCCAGCTTGTCGTAGAGGCGGAAGTAGTTCTGGAGGGTGATCTTGGCGAGCGTCTGGTTCTCGTCCTTGATCTTCACCTTCTCCTTGGCCTCGATGGCCTGGTGCATGCCCTCGTTGTAGCGGCGCCCCCGCAGGACACGGCCGGTGAACTCGTCGACGATGAGCACCTCGCCGTCCTTGACGATGTACTCCTTGTCCTTGCGGTAGAGCTCCTTGGCCTTGATGGCGTTGTTGAGGAAGCTGATCAGCGGGGTGTTGACCGCCTCGTACAGGTTCTCGATGCCCAGCCAGTCCTCGACCTTGGCCACGCCGGACTCGGTGATGCCCACGGTGCGCTTCTTCTCGTCGACCTCGTAGTCGACGTCCCTGCGCAGCCGCGGGGCGATCTTGGCGAACTCGGTGTACCAGCGCGAGTTCTGCTCGGCGGGACCGCTGATGATCAGCGGGGTGCGCGCCTCGTCGATCAGGATGGAGTCGACCTCGTCGACGATCGCGAAGTGGTGTCCGCGCTGCACGCAGTCGTTGATCGACCGCGCCATGTTGTCGCGCAGGTAGTCGAAGCCGAACTCGTTGTTGGTCCCGTAGGTGATGTCCGCCTGGTAGGCCTTGCGGCGGGCGGCCTGGGACATCTCCGGGGAGACGACGCCGACCTCGAGCCCGAGGAACCGGTAGATGCGCCCCATGTTCTCGGCGTCGCGACGCGCCAGGTAGTCGTTGACGGTGACCACGTGGACGCCCTTGCCGGTGAGCGCGTTGAGGTAGACGGCGAGCGTCGCGGTGAGCGTCTTGCCCTCACCGGTCTTCATCTCGGCGATGTTGCCGAAGTGAAGGGCCGCGCCGCCCATGAGCTGCACATCGAAGTGTCGCTGTCCCAGAGTCCGCTTGGCCGCCTCCCGGACGGTGGCGAACGCCTCGGGCAGCAGGTCGTCCAGCTCCTCACCGTCTTCGAGTCGCTGTTTGTACTCGTCGGTGAGCTCTCGCAGTTCGGCGTCGCTGAGATCGACGAAATCATCCTCGATGGAGTTGATCTGGTCCTTGAGCTTCTTCAGCCTGCGCAGGATTTTGCCCTCGCCTGCGCGCAGGACCCTGTCGAGTATGCCTGGCACTTCTAATGCGCTCCTCGCGATCGTGGCCCGCATCCGGAGACGGGACGCATCCATCCCCCACAGCTTCCATCGTAGGAGAGCCTATTGCCTCCCCAGGCATATCTGCGTACCGCGAAGTCGGAAATACGGGGAGTGATCATCTGGAGCGGGAAGAAGTCCCGTCCCCGTCGGCGTCGTCGGCATCGAGGAACTTCTCCCGGATGGCGTAGACGGCCGCCTCGGTCCGCGAGTGCAACTGGAGTTTCTCCAGGATGTTGCGGACGTGGTTCTTCACCGTGTTGTCCGAGATGTAGAGCCGGTCGGCGATGTCGCGGTTGTTCAGCCCCCGCGCGACCAGACGCAGCACCTCGGTCTCGCGTCCGGTCAACCGGGGGACCGAGGCCGGCTGGCTGCGCCCCCGCTCCCCGTCCTTGCGCGCCAGTGCCGCGAACTCGCCGATGAGCTTGGTGGCCATGGAGGGGTTGATGAAGGACTGGCCGTTGGAGACCGCCCGCACGGCCTCGGGGAGTTCGACCACCGAGATCTCCTTGAGGAGGTAGCCCGTCGCGCCGGCCTTGAGCGCCTCGAAGAGGTCCTCCTCCTCGTCACTCATCGTGAGCATCACGATCTTGGCGTCGGGGACGGCGCTCTTGATTCCCGAGCAGGCGGTGATCCCCCCGGCCCTGGGCATGCGCACGTCCAGGAGCACGACGTCGGGGCGGAGCGCCGCGGCCCGGGCCACCGCCTCCTCCCCGTCTCCGGCCTCCCCCACCACGTCGATGTCCGGTTCCTCCGCGAGAACGGAGACCAGCCCTCTCCGGAAGAACGCGTGGTCGTCGACGACGAGCACCTTGATGGATCCCAGTCGGGTGGGGGGAGTCCCGCTCACTGCCTGTGTTTCCTTCCTCCCGCGCGGTGGCGTCACACGGGTGCGGGCATTGCGGCCCCCGGAGCCGTTTCTTCGCTTCCGGAAGGCGTGGCCATGCCCGGTTTCCGGCGTACCGGGAATTCCCGGAGGAATCCACCGAAGCGCCGTACCCCATGGTGCGCCGCGCCCGACCGCGGGCCGGACGCGGCGCACCGGGACGCTATTCAGATGTAGGAAACTTTATTCCATGAGGCGCAACACGCCATAGTTGAACCCCTTGCGGCGGTAGACCACGCTGGGCGAGCCCTGCTCCTTGTCGCGGAAGAGGTAGAAATCGTGTCCCACCAGCTCCATTTCCATTAGGGCCTGGTCAATGGTCATGGGTTCGGCGTGGTGGAATTTCTCGCGGACGACCACGGGGGCGCCGCCCTGCGTGTCGAGTTCGACGAACTCGTCGGCGAACGCGTCGTCCACGGCGGCTCCGTCGAACTCCTCCTCGGTCTCCACCGTCTCCTCACGGCGCTCCACGGTGGTCCGCGTCTGGGTCACCGTGTCGAGCGGGGACTCGGTGGGCAGTTGCGCGGTGGCGGCGGCGACGGAGACCAGGCTGCGGCTTCCCTTGTGCACCTTGCGGCGGTCGGCGACCTTGCGCAGCCGGGACTCGATTCGGTCGAGGGCGAGGTCCAGGGCGGTGTAGCGGTCGTCCGCGGCGGCTTCCCCCCTGATCACCGGGCCACCGGAGCGGATGGTCAGCTCAACCCGCTCGCGGTGGTCGGCGAGCTTCGGGTTGCGCTCCTTGGACACCTCCACATCGACGCTCATCATGTCCTTGTGGTCCCACTTGTGGAGCTTGGCCAGCTTGTGCTCGACGTGGCGCCGGAACTTGTCGCTGACTCCTGTGCGTCGACCCTTGACGATGATGTCCACAAGACCCCCTTCATCGCGTGGCCGCCCGTGTGCGGCGGCCAGCCGAGTGGTGTGTGCCCCGTTCGCTGTACGCGCCGGGTTGCTCGTCTCTTCCTCCTCTCTCGCCACAGCGGCCACAGGCCTTCCTGATGGGCGTATACCCCTGCGTCTCACGGTCCTCACCGGCCACTGGTCCCGTGTTCGACCGGAGGCGGCACGCCGCGGCCTGCCGTGAGGCGGCGGTCTGTCGGGGCGGGACGCGGATCACGTCCGCGGGAGGAAGAAGAGGCGTCGGGGCCGTCCGAACACGTGGGCTCCCGCCCACCGGTGCCGAATCCACAGGGGGGGCGCCCCTCCGGGCGCGCCCCGTGTGGACAGGAAGTGCCACCCGTCCGGCCGACCTGGTCTTCGTCCCCACATCCGCCTGCTGAGAGGCTCGCGGCGCTTGTGCGCCACTACTGCTCTTCTCCCTGGTCAGGAGGGCATCGGACCCTCCGAAGGGGCAGGACTTACCTCTAAGCCGCACCGTGATCAGTCGACGAAAAGTCGCCTTACGTGGGCCGTTTCGCCTGCGGCTGGCATCGGCTTGCCGACCCGGCGCCTCCACTGGGAGGGCGCCGCGTTCGACGCAACCACGGACCCGGACGGGTGCCATACCTGGAACGCTAGCCCGAGATCGGCCAGTTGTCAGGTGCTGTTTCCCAACGACTTCGCCGGCACGCCCCGAGAACTTCACAAACCCGACAACAAATCGGGGAACGGGCCGGTGTCGGAACCGCTCCCCCTCCGCCCGGTGTGGCCGTACTCACCTCCGAACCGCCCGGTCCCGGGCCCGCGCTCGGTCACCACGGCGGCGCCGCTGACCCGGACCCCCGTCGCGCCGAGCGCCCGGACCGCCTCGGCCAGGGTGGCGCCGGTCGTGAGCACGTCGTCGACGACGACGGCCGCCCCCTCCTCCGGCGGGAGGCCGCCGTGGGAGCGCGCCCGCATCGCACCGGCCAGGTTCGACCACCGCGCCGCCGAGTCGAGTCCCACCTGGTCGCGGGTGGCGTGGACGTAGCGCAGCGCGGACACCGCCCGGGCGTCGACCCCCTGTCCGCGCAACCGGGCCGCCGCGATCGTGCTCAGTGTCCGCACCGGGTCGTAGCCCCGCTGCCGGGTGGCCGCGGCCCGTCCGGGAACGGGGACCAGCCTGATCCGCCGCGCCGTGGGCGCCGCCGCCCGCACCGCGCCGGCCAGTCCGCGGGCCAGCCGCTCCCCGAGTGCCCTGCGTCCACCGTTCTTGAAGGCCAGCAGGACCGCGCGGCCTCGTCCGGCGTGGGGGCCCACCGCCCAGACCGGCGGGCAGCCCCGCCGGGACCGACAGCGCCACGGCCCCTGGTCGAGCGCCTCCGCGCACGCCGCGCACACCACCGCTCCGCCGAGGCCGCATCCGGCGCACCGCTGCTCCAGCACCAGGTCGCCCAGCGCCGCCGTCCATCCGGAGAGGACCGAGAGAATCGCCATGCCTCCACGGTGCGCCCGCGCCGCGGAACGTCGCCACACGGACCTTCCGCCTGTGGAAAACCCTCCGGGGTCCCCGCTCCCTTCGGCGTCAGCCCGGGTAGACCGGGTTGGTGCCCTCGACCGCGCGGCTCCACATGAGGCGGTCGCTGGAGGAGGAGACGGTGTCCTCCTCGGTGCCCGACAGCAGGGGCATGCCGGGAGCCGCGGTGATGGTCTTCATGTCGACGCCCGTCACCGCGCCCGCGCTGGTGGACTCCCCGCTCCCGTTGAGCGGAACCAGGTAGGCCTGTATCGCGCCGCGGTCCTTCTGCCCCAGGACCGCCAACTGGTCGGCGCCGCGCCAGGACAGGTCGGTGACGGTGGCCAGGTCGGTGGCCAGGGGCAGGAAGCCCCGGAGGGACACCTCCGACTCGTCGTGGACGACACGGCCGACCAGCACCCTGCCGGTGTCGGAGGTCCCGGTCAGGACCGCGACGCGGGTGCCGTCCCTGGAGACCTGCAGCCCGACGGCCGGGACCTCCGACAGTTCCGGCGCGTGGACCTCGACCGGGTCGGCTCCGTCGGGCAGCAGCCACAGCCGGCTGCGCCCGGTCTCCTCGGCCTCCGCGGACCGGCCGGACTGCTCCGCACCGGTGTCCCCCGGTTCGGTGTCGTCGTCGAGGGCCTCCTCCTGCTGGACCTCCTCCACCTCGGCGGAGAGGGCCTCCAGGACCCACAGGTTGCCGTAGCCGTCCCAGGACAGCGCGACGTAGTCGCCTCCCTCGAGGACGGTCGCGTACTCGCTTCCCGCGGCGAGCCGGGCGACGCGCACCGAGCCGTCGTCCGGTGAGATGCCCGCCACCCTCTCCTCGTCGAGGGAGACCGCGTGCTCCTCCAGCAGCACGTGCCCCTGCCCCGCCGCTCCCGGGGCGAGGGCCTCCTGCCCGTCGACGTCGAGCGACCACAACTGGCCGTCCCGCACGAAGTAGGCGCGCGGCGATCCGGTCATCCCCGCCGGGTTCACCGAGTTC is a genomic window containing:
- a CDS encoding ComF family protein; translated protein: MAILSVLSGWTAALGDLVLEQRCAGCGLGGAVVCAACAEALDQGPWRCRSRRGCPPVWAVGPHAGRGRAVLLAFKNGGRRALGERLARGLAGAVRAAAPTARRIRLVPVPGRAAATRQRGYDPVRTLSTIAAARLRGQGVDARAVSALRYVHATRDQVGLDSAARWSNLAGAMRARSHGGLPPEEGAAVVVDDVLTTGATLAEAVRALGATGVRVSGAAVVTERGPGTGRFGGEYGHTGRRGSGSDTGPFPDLLSGL
- a CDS encoding response regulator — encoded protein: MSGTPPTRLGSIKVLVVDDHAFFRRGLVSVLAEEPDIDVVGEAGDGEEAVARAAALRPDVVLLDVRMPRAGGITACSGIKSAVPDAKIVMLTMSDEEEDLFEALKAGATGYLLKEISVVELPEAVRAVSNGQSFINPSMATKLIGEFAALARKDGERGRSQPASVPRLTGRETEVLRLVARGLNNRDIADRLYISDNTVKNHVRNILEKLQLHSRTEAAVYAIREKFLDADDADGDGTSSRSR
- the secA gene encoding preprotein translocase subunit SecA, producing MPGILDRVLRAGEGKILRRLKKLKDQINSIEDDFVDLSDAELRELTDEYKQRLEDGEELDDLLPEAFATVREAAKRTLGQRHFDVQLMGGAALHFGNIAEMKTGEGKTLTATLAVYLNALTGKGVHVVTVNDYLARRDAENMGRIYRFLGLEVGVVSPEMSQAARRKAYQADITYGTNNEFGFDYLRDNMARSINDCVQRGHHFAIVDEVDSILIDEARTPLIISGPAEQNSRWYTEFAKIAPRLRRDVDYEVDEKKRTVGITESGVAKVEDWLGIENLYEAVNTPLISFLNNAIKAKELYRKDKEYIVKDGEVLIVDEFTGRVLRGRRYNEGMHQAIEAKEKVKIKDENQTLAKITLQNYFRLYDKLAGMTGTAATEAAEFQQTYKLGVVPIPTNKPMVREDLRDVVYKTEEAKFEAVVEDIAECHEKGQPVLVGTTSVEKSELLSKMLKRRGIPHEVLNAKNHAREASIVARAGKLGAVTVATNMAGRGTDIMLGGNPDFIADEELQQRGLSPLETPEEYEAAWPEALEKAKKEVEAEHEQVVEAGGLYVLGTERHESRRIDNQLRGRSGRQGDPGKSRFYLSLRDDLMRLFNSDRVQMIMERLNLPEDQPIESGMVTKAIQSAQGQVEQQNFEIRKNVLKYDEVLNRQRKVVYAERRKVLEGADLREQVEGMIDDVLEGYVRSATVEGEPEDWDLDRLWTAFSQVFPVSFTADRLIEENGGDISSLTPEIISQRVREDAHEVYERRESELGEKTMREVERQIILQVMDRKWREHLYEMDYLQEGIGLRAMAQRNPLIEYQREGYDMFQEMLEGIKEESVRFLFNVEVRVNRPQENGITAASAATTASAVPVVTPDSEKAEEPEKAEAAGRDSAEEPEKAEKVGAAKAEKVGAADGTKESEVVVPGLSRAAKPAKLQYTGPSEGGGVEKHTENGEAEYANTPRNAPCPCGSGKKYKKCHGAPKTRV
- the hpf gene encoding ribosome hibernation-promoting factor, HPF/YfiA family → MDIIVKGRRTGVSDKFRRHVEHKLAKLHKWDHKDMMSVDVEVSKERNPKLADHRERVELTIRSGGPVIRGEAAADDRYTALDLALDRIESRLRKVADRRKVHKGSRSLVSVAAATAQLPTESPLDTVTQTRTTVERREETVETEEEFDGAAVDDAFADEFVELDTQGGAPVVVREKFHHAEPMTIDQALMEMELVGHDFYLFRDKEQGSPSVVYRRKGFNYGVLRLME